GTGAGGTTCCTACAACGTAAAATTTGTCTACGAATGTGATAAACATGGCTAAGATACAGAGACTTAGTATCTCAGGTCGCAGCATCATTCTGAAAGATTCTACAGGAAACAGTTTTTGTGCACATTTTTCAGTAGGCTGAGTTTTTGATTTAGGCAGAAAAAGAGAGTAGAGCGCCAGCACCAGCGATGAAGCAGCTGAAAGGATGATGATTTGACGGAGATTTGAGGAGTCTCTGAACCATGTAAAACTGAACCATGCTACGGCAATCCATCCGATCGTACCCCATACTCTTATATTGCCGAATTTCTCACGATCTTCAGGAGAGTGGTGGAAAGTGATGGCATTGGTGAGAGCTGCGGCGGGCATAACTATAAGGGTATAGGCGAAATATAGAATCAAAACGGGAAAAAAGGAGGTCTGCAGAGAAAAAGTGAACATAATTACAGCGCCAACCAAATGACACAATCCAAGCAGTCGTTCTGCTTTAAGGAATCTGTCAGCAATACAGGCAGCAAAGAGAGGGGAAATGATAGAGCTGAATGCAGACATGCCCATAATCACTCCTGCCTGCGAGCCGCTGAACTCAAGGTATTGAAGGAGATAGAGGCTCATTATGGGATAAGTTGCCCCTGCGACAAAAAACTGAAGAAACATCAGAATACAGAGACGAATTTTTATCGATTTTTCCATAAACCACACACACCCTTGCTGAAAATTCGCTTATGACTCAAGCTGTTTAAGAATCGGTTTTTTGTTGCCCGGGACCTTGCATACAAAAATGGCTCGGCTATTGCTTATACTTTGGCAGGACAGATCCTGACTGAAGGATCTGCCAGCACGGGATCAAAATATAATAAGTCCTGAATAGTTTGGGAAAACAATTTCAGCACCAGGAGAGAAAGTCTTTTTCAGAATGGGAATCACAAGAGAAAAATCATGCTCAAAACAGAAAATGAAAATGATTTCAAAGAAAATTTCTGTTCTGAAACGGCTGAGAAAAAATCTGTTAACAAGGCTCCAAATACTGAAATTAACCTGCTTGAATACATATGCCTGTTTTTACGCTATAAATGTCTGATTGTCGGAATCTGCTCTTTTGGTTTAATCACCGGATACATAACGGCAGTTATTAAGGGGCCTACCTACATATCTGAGGCGGTCATAGTATCGCGGGAAAGAGAAGGAGCGCAGGGAGCGATGCAGAACCTCTCCTCATTTGGACCATTTGGTACCATGGTGGCCAGCCAGTTCAATATGGCCGAAAATCCCGGATTGGATAAAATGAAGCTGATCATCAACAGCAGAGTTTTCAACAGCGAACTTATAGAAAAATTTGATCTTTTGCCCGATCTTTACAGACAAAAATTCCCAAAAAAGCTTGAGGACTCATACATCCCGGAAACAAATCAATGGATGCCTGATTTTGAGAACCCAGACATGATGAGCATGGGGGATCTGTTAAGAGAAGAATTTCTGCATCTGGAAACAAAGACAAACGGTACTATGGAAATACAGGTGCGCAGCAAGGACTCTCTATTCTCCTCAAATCTGATGAACGCGTATTTGGTATACCTCAACAGCTACATACAGAAAAGTGTAGTGGAAGAGGCTGAGGGCAATGTCGAGTTCCTTAGAGCCAGGATGGCGGGGGTTGCAGACCCGCTTCTAAGGGATAAACTGCTTGAGCTTATTGCAACAGAGATGGAAAAATCGATGCTGGTAAGCAGAGAAGCTTTCAGAGTAATCGATTCACAGTTTGACTATGTAATGCACAGGGAAAAATTGCTCTATCCGGTACTATTCGCAGGAATTGGTTTATTTCTCTCAATTTTTACACTCGTATCTTCTCACGCACTGTTTGGAGGAGATTTAAGCGAAACGGAAAAAAAACTTGTCGCTGATATAAAAAGGGAGATGCGAAAGCTGTTTTAATTCGCTTCAAAGAGATGAAAAACAGAGATCGGGGAAACACTTATGAGCAAGAATTTTGCTATGACAGGTGTGGGGGGCTATGTAGCCGTTCGTCATCTGAGGGCCATACAAAATACCGGAAACCGCCTTCTGGCAGCAGTTGACCCATGTGATTCTGTCGGCATCCTGGACCGGTTTTCTACAGAAGTGAGCTATTTCAGAGAGTTTGAGCGTTTCGACCGCCATATTGAAAAACTGCGCAGGGGCCCAAAAAGGGAAAGAATCGACTATGTGAGCATATGTTCACCAAACTACCTTCATGATGCCCATATACGGTTTGCACTGAGAGTGGGCGCTCATGCAATCTGTGAAAAGCCCCTGGTACTAAATCCCTGGAATGTGGATATGCTCCAGGAGTTGGCTCAGGAACATGGGGCCAGAATTTATACCGTTCTGCAGCTCAGAGCACACCCCTCGATCCTTGCTCTTAAAAGGGCTGTTGAAAATTCAACCACAAAAAGGAAACATCAGGTCGAGCTGACGTATATAACAACTCGGGGCAAGTGGTATCTGATATCATGGAAAGGAAATGTCGAACAGTCCGGAGGGTTGGCAACAAACATAGGGATACACTTTTTTGATGTATTGATCTGGATTTTTGGTGAAGTTCAGTATCAGGAGGTGCATTACAGCTCCCCGTACAAAATGGCCGGATATCTTAATCTGAAAAATGCTGAGGTTAAGTGGTATTTGTCCATAGATCAAAATGACCTGGACATGTGTCCTGTGCAGCGTAAGGGTGCGACCTACAGATCGATTACTGTGGATGACTCACAGCTTGAGTTCTCAAACGGATTTGAAGAACTCCACACTGTTGTTTACAAAGATATTCTCGCAGGACGGGGGTTTTCTCCTTGCGATGCAAGGGCCTCCATAGAACTTACACACAACATAAGAAACTCTTTTCCCACAGGACTAAACTCAATCTCACATCCTTTTCTGGAAAGGGTACTGGATGATAGACAAATCAGTGTACATTCATAGCTCTGCCTGTGTTGATGAGCCCTGCACAATTGGTGATAACACCAAAATCTATCACTTCACACATATCATGGGTGGTGCAGAGATCGGGCGAAACTGTATCCTTGGTCAAAATGTGTTTATTGGGGCAGGTGTAAAAATCGGAAACAATGTCAAAATCCAGAACAATGTCTCACTGTATGCGGGAACGGTAGCGGAGGATGATGTGTTTCTGGGGCCCTCCTGTGTTTTTACGAATGTAATAAATCCGAGAAGTCAGATAGATCGCCGCAGCTGTTTTGAGGAAACCCTGATCAGAAGGGGTGCCACCATTGGGGCGAATGCTACGGTTTTGTGCAGCAGAACTATTGGACAATACTCATTTATCGGTGCAGGAACGGTAGTCACAAAAGATGTACCTGATTACGGTCTTGTAACGGGAAATCCCGCCGTGCACCGGGGATGGATGAGCAGACATGGCTACCGCCTGACAGAACCTGATGAAGAGGGTATGATGATGTGTCCTGTATCCAAACTGAGGTACAGATTCTCTTCGGGAGATACTATTCGATGCATTGATCTTGGGGAAGAAGAAAAGTTACCAAAAGAGATGCGTGAATGCAATTTGCAAAACAGATGAAATCTACAGGGGTGAGCTAATGGTTTTCAATGACCTTAAGGCGCAGTACTTGAGTATCAAAAATGATGTTGACAGAAGAATGCAGGGCGTTCTGGATCACGGACAGTTCATTCTGGGGCCAGAGGTGGAGATGCTTGAAAACAGGCTGGCTGAGTATGTAAGAAGCCGACACTGTATAAGCTGCTCAAGTGGAACTGATGCGATACTTATGTCTTTGATGGCATATGAGATTGGTCCGGGGGATGCGGTTTTTACAACACCATTTTCATTTGTCTCCGCCGCGGAGATGATTTCTCTTCTGGGTGCAACGCCTGTGTTCGTAGACATCGATAAGTCCACTTTCAATATCGATCCGCACAAGCTGGCACGGGCGGTGGAGGATGTAAAAACGGGTGTAATCATGTCACCGAGGGACAAAAAGTATCTCACACCCCGTGGCGTTATCGCTGTGGATCTGTTTGGGTTACCAGCAGACTACAAGATTATAAAAAAAATCGCACATGATAATTCCCTTTTTGTTATCGAAGATGGTGCTCAGAGTTTCGGGGCCTCCTATAGGGGTAAGCGAGCCTGCAGCCTGGCAGATATTGGAACCACAAGCTTTTTTCCTGCCAAGCCGCTCGGCTGTTATGGGGATGGGGGGGCAATTTTCACCGACGATCGCGAGATGGCAGAGAGGCTGAGATCGATCCGGACTCACGGTAAAGGTGAAAACAAGTATGAAAACGTAAGGCTTGGAATCAACGGAAGATTGGACACTATACAGGCTGCTGTTCTTCTGAGTAAACTTGAGGTGTTCGACAAAGAACTGATGCTTCGTCAACAGATCGCTCAAATTTACACCGAAACATTTAAAGATGTGTTTAAAACTCCTCAGGTACCCCGTGGATACACTTCAAGCTGGGCTCTATATTCGGTTATGTCTTCAAACAGGGATCTGCTTAGGAGTATCTGCGATGAGCTTGGAATTCCTGCCTCTGTTTATTACCCAAAACCCCTTAATCTTCAGAAGGCATTAAGTCATTCAGGGGCGGCTGGAGGAGCCATGCCGGTGAGCGAAAAATGTTGCCGTAATGTCCTGAGCCTGCCTTTACACCCCTATATGAGTGAAGATGAAATTGAAAGAGTATTGTCACTGAAGGAGTGTTATTTAAAGCGGGTTGGCCCCTTTGAATTACATGCCCACAGAGTAGGATGCATATGAAAATTCTTATCATTCCATCCTGGTATTCAGTGGAATCAGATTGTGTTAAGGGGATTTTTTTTGATGATCAGGCACGGGCGTTATTGGAACAGGGGAATAAAGTTGGCGTAATATGGGTCGAGGTTAAAAGCTTAAGAAAGTCATCATTTACCCATGTTTTTAGAAGTATTTCAAAAACGGAAGCTGCTTTGAAGATTAAGGGATCTATACCGGTTTACCGGTTATCGTCACCAAATCTTTTCCCCGGAATCACAAATGGTTTCTTAATGACAGTGGTGATGCAGGGGAAAAGAATTTACAGAGAGTATTGTAGGGCCTGGGGGAAACCTGATATTATTCACGCCCACTCTGTGCTGTATGGTGGAGTACTCGGAGTTGAATTGGGAAAGATGGACAATGTGCCTGTGGTTTTGACTGAACATTCAACCTCTTTCGACCGGGGGGCTTTAAAGTCTAATGAACTGGAAATTGCAAATAAAACATTTCTCTCCTGTAGAAAACTGATTTCTGTAAGCAGGCATTTTGCAGAAAGATTGCAGGCCCGCTTTCCAGAGACCAGGGGAAAATGGTGCTGCATTCCAAATCTGGTGGATGAGGCTTTTTTCAAAACAGATCTGAAAGTGAAAAAGGATAAAAACCGATTCCGGATTATCAATGTTGGACTGATGACAGAAAAGAAGGGTCAAAGAGACCTGATCTTGGCCTTTTTGAAGGTTGCAAAGCTGTACCCAAAATTACAGCTTGAACTCTGCGGCGATGGTCCTCAGAGAAAATGCCTTGAAATGCTGGTGATTGCAAACGGTGCACAGGATAAAATCAGCTTCACGGGAATGCTCAGCAGAAGAGAAATCGTAAAGAAAATGTCACAGAGCAATGTTTTAGTGGTGTCGAGTTATCATGAAACGTTCGGAGTAGTGGTGGCGGAGGCTCTTGCGTGTGGAATCCCTGTGATTGCGACGAAGAGCGGGGGACCCGAGGAGATCGTTAGAAAAGAGGATGGGATACTGGTGTCTGCAGGTAATGTGGAAGAGTTAAGTTGTGCAATGGAGCGAATCTATAAAAACTACAGCGACTACAAACCTTCTGAAATCAGAGGGTCCTGCTTGTCAAGATATGGCAGTTCCTCTGTGATTGAAAAGATCGACAAGGCATATCAGGAGGCACTGGGACCAGTATTCGGGGAGAATGATGGCTGAGACCGGCAATGAAGAGCAGAATTCTTTCCTTTTCGCCTTGGGTCTGAGAAAAACCGGGAAAAACATTCTGCATACGTTAAGCAGGCAGTTCATCAGTATAATTTTACAGTTTATAACTGTATCGATCATTGCCAGAACGCTTGGTCCGGAAGGTAACGGACAATACGTGATTGCTGTCCTTATACCTGCTATGCTTGTACAGTTTTTAGACCTGGGGTTAGCGCCATCAAATGTGTTCTATATCAGTCGTAAAATGGTCTCTCCCCTGAGTGTTTTACGATACAGCTTTAAGGTATGGATAATCGTTACCCTTGCGGGAGCAGGCATAGGGATTTTGGTTGTAAATTACATATCTGAGCTGTTGTTCCCCGGATTTAAGGCTGATTATCTCATCGTCTCAGGGTTTCTGTTTCCTGTTATTCTGATGAAAAATTTTCTGGTGAGTATTCTTCAGGGTGTTCAGGATTTCAAACGGTTCAATATTGCTGAAATATTCAGACCACTGTCTGTTTTTTCGTTTATACTGGTGCTTTTTCTGACAGGAAAACTCACCGTAACCAGTGCTCTTGGGGTTGTGGTCATTGGGCATCTGATTTCTCTTTTGTTTTTATTCTGTCTGGTAATTCCAAAGTTATCTTATGGCAAAGATAGTGCACCAGCTGCTGATCTTCAAGGGAAAGGGCTGCTGAAATACGGTTTTAAGGTGCATGTCGGAAATCTGCTCTCCTTTGCCAATAACAAGGTGGCACTTGTAGTTGTGAATTTCTTTTTGAATCCTGCTGCTGCGGGACTATATGCAGTATCCATTCAGATATCAGAAAAGATATGGATCATTTCTCACGCAGTTAGTGCGGTGATTCTTCCACGTCTTTCTGAACTTGGGTATGATGAAAGTGTTCGCAGAAATCTCACCCCCCTGATAGGAAGATGGGTTTTGCTTGTTACTTTTGTTGCAGCTCTTTTCGTCGCGGTGACAATTTCATTTCTGATTCCTGTTGTGTTTGGGGATTCCTATATCCCATCTATAATTCCGCTGCTTTTGCTTTTGCCTGGGATTATAATTTCTGCTTTCTCAAGAATATTTTCAAACGATATCGCATCACGTGGAATTCCTCAATACAATACCTATACTGCCTTACTTGTTCTGATTACCAACTTTGTATTGAGTGTCGTACTAATTCCAACATATGGAATTAACGGAGCTGCCATTTCGGCAACCCTGGCGTATTCGGCAGATTTGTTTATGCGGCTTGTCATCTATACCCGTGTGTCTAAGAACAGCTGGATCCAGCTGTTTTCTGTAGGTCAGACAGATCGGGCTATTTTACAGCTGATAGTAAGAAAGTTATCCCTGGGAGTGCTTTGGAAAAAATGTAACCCCGGAATCGATATAGTCTGAAGAGGTGTAATTTGAAAATAGTAACAGTTATCGGAGCAAGACCCCAGTTCATAAAGGCCGCAGCAGTTTCCGGAAAGCTCAAAGAGGTAGGGATAAAAGAGAGGATAATCCATACCGGGCAACATTTTGACACCACAATGAGTGAGGTTTTTTTCAGAGAACTCCAGATTCCTGATCCCGTCTACAATCTTGGAATCGCAGCGAAAAGGCATGGAGAGATGATTGCTGGTATGCTGGTGAAAATAGAGGAGATTCTTATTGAAGAGGCACCCCTGGCTGTGATGGTGTATGGGGATACAAATTCTACACTTGCAGGGGCTTTGGCAGCATGTAAACTCAACATTGATGTTATACATATTGAAGCCGGGCTGAGGAGCTATAAAAAAAGCATGCCAGAAGAGGTTAACAGAATTCTTACAGATCAGATGTCTGCATTGTTGCTTTGTCCTTCCATAAAAGCAAAGGAAAATCTTCACAGTGAGGGAATAACGGAGAATGTGTATGTGTGCGGAGATGTGATGGGGGATCTGTTTTTCTCCTGTCTTGAAAGAGCAAAAAACAAACAGAGTGACATTTTGTGCTCTGCAGGAATAGGATCAGAACCTTTTTCTGTTCTTACCTGTCATAGAGACGGGGCGACTCACTCTCCTCAAATCATCAAAGACATCCTAAGCGCGGTAAATCAGTTGGGTGTAAAAGTGGTTTTTCCGGTTCATCCAAGGACAAAAAATCTGATCCGGGATAACGGTATAAAACTTCCGGAAAATGTCAAAGAGCTCAGTCCCCTGGGGTACCTGAATATGATCGCTCTTATGCACAGGGCTCAATTCATCATGACTGATTCAGGGGGTATGCAAAAGGAAGCGTATTGGATGGGAAAACCTTGCTTTACGCTGAGAGAAGAAACGGAGTGGGTTGAAACGGTTCAAAACGGGTGGAATGTGCTAACCGGAACTAATAGTGCCCGCATTCTACAATCGGTTCAGAGCTATCAGAAGCCTCAATACAGACCGCCTCTTTATGGTCATGGTAGCGCAGGAACCGAGTGCGCTAAATTAATTGTGGAGTATCTGGAAAGAAACCCTGCTTTGCAAGGGTAAAGTAAACCAAAGTTAAAAGCTATCGGAGTGAATATGGGAAAAAATATGATCTTTCATATTCCGGCAGTAATTGATTCAAAGAAACCTTCCGGTCCAAATATCAGACCATTGAAAATGATTGCAGCTTTCCGAAAACTGGGGTACAACGTGCATTGTGTGATGGGAACACCAGGCCAGAGGCGAAAGAAAATAAAGAAGATCAGGCGAGAGATAAGAGAGGGTAAAAAGTATTCATTTCTGTATAGTGAGAGCTGGGATGCTCCTA
The sequence above is a segment of the Chitinispirillum alkaliphilum genome. Coding sequences within it:
- a CDS encoding DegT/DnrJ/EryC1/StrS family protein, coding for MNAICKTDEIYRGELMVFNDLKAQYLSIKNDVDRRMQGVLDHGQFILGPEVEMLENRLAEYVRSRHCISCSSGTDAILMSLMAYEIGPGDAVFTTPFSFVSAAEMISLLGATPVFVDIDKSTFNIDPHKLARAVEDVKTGVIMSPRDKKYLTPRGVIAVDLFGLPADYKIIKKIAHDNSLFVIEDGAQSFGASYRGKRACSLADIGTTSFFPAKPLGCYGDGGAIFTDDREMAERLRSIRTHGKGENKYENVRLGINGRLDTIQAAVLLSKLEVFDKELMLRQQIAQIYTETFKDVFKTPQVPRGYTSSWALYSVMSSNRDLLRSICDELGIPASVYYPKPLNLQKALSHSGAAGGAMPVSEKCCRNVLSLPLHPYMSEDEIERVLSLKECYLKRVGPFELHAHRVGCI
- a CDS encoding UDP-2-acetamido-2-deoxy-D-glucuronic acid dehydrogenase (NAD+ cofactor), which produces MSKNFAMTGVGGYVAVRHLRAIQNTGNRLLAAVDPCDSVGILDRFSTEVSYFREFERFDRHIEKLRRGPKRERIDYVSICSPNYLHDAHIRFALRVGAHAICEKPLVLNPWNVDMLQELAQEHGARIYTVLQLRAHPSILALKRAVENSTTKRKHQVELTYITTRGKWYLISWKGNVEQSGGLATNIGIHFFDVLIWIFGEVQYQEVHYSSPYKMAGYLNLKNAEVKWYLSIDQNDLDMCPVQRKGATYRSITVDDSQLEFSNGFEELHTVVYKDILAGRGFSPCDARASIELTHNIRNSFPTGLNSISHPFLERVLDDRQISVHS
- a CDS encoding major facilitator transporter, which encodes MEKSIKIRLCILMFLQFFVAGATYPIMSLYLLQYLEFSGSQAGVIMGMSAFSSIISPLFAACIADRFLKAERLLGLCHLVGAVIMFTFSLQTSFFPVLILYFAYTLIVMPAAALTNAITFHHSPEDREKFGNIRVWGTIGWIAVAWFSFTWFRDSSNLRQIIILSAASSLVLALYSLFLPKSKTQPTEKCAQKLFPVESFRMMLRPEILSLCILAMFITFVDKFYVVGTSPFLNHIGFSDRQIMPAMSLGQIPEIFAMGMLGFMIYRLGYKRVMIFGVLLEIFRFSVFALTEVRWLVYTGLSVHGLAYTLIFITTFITLDKFCTEKERTGVHQFFSVMTVGLGGFLGGTAAGRITDLFTSSENVVNFTAFWAVPAIISVFILIFMILFLKEPEKKKEKLSDIVSAEEEALIAAE
- a CDS encoding Glycosyl transferase, group 1, with protein sequence MKILIIPSWYSVESDCVKGIFFDDQARALLEQGNKVGVIWVEVKSLRKSSFTHVFRSISKTEAALKIKGSIPVYRLSSPNLFPGITNGFLMTVVMQGKRIYREYCRAWGKPDIIHAHSVLYGGVLGVELGKMDNVPVVLTEHSTSFDRGALKSNELEIANKTFLSCRKLISVSRHFAERLQARFPETRGKWCCIPNLVDEAFFKTDLKVKKDKNRFRIINVGLMTEKKGQRDLILAFLKVAKLYPKLQLELCGDGPQRKCLEMLVIANGAQDKISFTGMLSRREIVKKMSQSNVLVVSSYHETFGVVVAEALACGIPVIATKSGGPEEIVRKEDGILVSAGNVEELSCAMERIYKNYSDYKPSEIRGSCLSRYGSSSVIEKIDKAYQEALGPVFGENDG
- a CDS encoding UDP-N-acetylglucosamine 2-epimerase; this encodes MKIVTVIGARPQFIKAAAVSGKLKEVGIKERIIHTGQHFDTTMSEVFFRELQIPDPVYNLGIAAKRHGEMIAGMLVKIEEILIEEAPLAVMVYGDTNSTLAGALAACKLNIDVIHIEAGLRSYKKSMPEEVNRILTDQMSALLLCPSIKAKENLHSEGITENVYVCGDVMGDLFFSCLERAKNKQSDILCSAGIGSEPFSVLTCHRDGATHSPQIIKDILSAVNQLGVKVVFPVHPRTKNLIRDNGIKLPENVKELSPLGYLNMIALMHRAQFIMTDSGGMQKEAYWMGKPCFTLREETEWVETVQNGWNVLTGTNSARILQSVQSYQKPQYRPPLYGHGSAGTECAKLIVEYLERNPALQG
- a CDS encoding 2,3,4,5-tetrahydropyridine-2,6-dicarboxylate N-acetyltransferase gives rise to the protein MIDKSVYIHSSACVDEPCTIGDNTKIYHFTHIMGGAEIGRNCILGQNVFIGAGVKIGNNVKIQNNVSLYAGTVAEDDVFLGPSCVFTNVINPRSQIDRRSCFEETLIRRGATIGANATVLCSRTIGQYSFIGAGTVVTKDVPDYGLVTGNPAVHRGWMSRHGYRLTEPDEEGMMMCPVSKLRYRFSSGDTIRCIDLGEEEKLPKEMRECNLQNR